A window of Vibrio ishigakensis contains these coding sequences:
- a CDS encoding prepilin-type N-terminal cleavage/methylation domain-containing protein: MKRNAGFSLVELVIVIVVLGLLAVAALPKFLDVTDSAKQASIEGVAGGYATAVLSARAQWEAEVRPQETAGNTRTNFVDYDGSEFWLTTSDQDNYRDGYPIALKEDGSQSPLAVTAQRCVDLMNELLQNPPQVSSNANDTTAKYLAEVGPENADNLTTVCRYTQLDGNTGHYFDYDAANGSVVVTLN; this comes from the coding sequence ATGAAACGCAATGCAGGTTTTTCCCTAGTTGAATTAGTTATCGTAATCGTTGTGCTAGGTCTTTTAGCTGTAGCCGCATTACCAAAGTTTTTAGATGTCACTGACAGCGCTAAGCAAGCAAGTATTGAAGGCGTTGCTGGTGGTTATGCAACCGCAGTTCTATCTGCACGTGCTCAGTGGGAAGCAGAAGTGCGTCCACAGGAGACGGCAGGTAATACTCGTACCAACTTTGTAGATTACGACGGTAGTGAGTTTTGGCTAACGACTTCTGATCAAGATAACTACCGTGATGGTTATCCGATTGCACTTAAAGAAGATGGCTCTCAATCTCCTTTAGCTGTTACAGCACAACGTTGTGTAGATCTAATGAATGAGCTTCTACAGAATCCGCCACAAGTAAGCTCAAACGCAAACGACACTACTGCTAAGTATCTTGCTGAAGTTGGTCCGGAGAATGCTGATAACCTAACAACTGTTTGTCGTTACACACAACTAGACGGTAACACTGGTCACTATTTTGACTACGATGCTGCTAACGGTAGCGTTGTTGTAACTCTGAACTAA
- a CDS encoding prepilin-type N-terminal cleavage/methylation domain-containing protein: protein MSPKTLRLNQGFTMVELIVVIIVVAIMSLYAASQFIGVSKFSAQAAQEQGISVIRQIQLGRMQSNLDESDSLHERHSLLVSANCLGSVQACTDTSDRPHSHRVIIQEQDMSFEPAMQVEFDLLGNPSCSSGCTTPEAGQEIRIDVSSESETETICINSQGYVYGC, encoded by the coding sequence TTGAGCCCTAAGACTTTGCGATTAAATCAAGGCTTTACCATGGTGGAACTCATCGTGGTGATTATTGTTGTCGCAATTATGTCTCTCTACGCCGCTAGCCAGTTTATCGGTGTTTCCAAATTCTCCGCACAAGCTGCACAAGAACAGGGTATCTCTGTGATTAGACAGATACAGCTTGGTCGCATGCAGTCCAATCTCGATGAATCTGACAGCTTACACGAAAGACACAGCTTATTGGTTTCAGCGAATTGCTTGGGCTCTGTTCAAGCCTGTACGGATACCTCTGATCGGCCTCATAGCCACAGAGTCATTATTCAAGAGCAAGATATGAGTTTTGAGCCAGCAATGCAGGTAGAGTTTGATCTACTAGGAAATCCTAGCTGCTCCTCTGGTTGTACAACACCTGAAGCAGGACAGGAGATTCGCATTGATGTGAGCAGTGAGTCTGAAACAGAGACTATCTGCATCAACAGCCAAGGATACGTTTATGGCTGCTAA
- a CDS encoding type II secretion system F family protein: protein MATFRYQGRDLEGQKVSGLVDAATQELAAESLMAKGIIPISIKAGKENSESSFEWKSLLTPAVPLEVYVIFCRQMYSLTKAGIPLLRAIRSLIADASNKQLKQALQEVANELTNGRSLSASMQLHSSVFSPLFVSMIAVGENTGRLDQALLQLSHYYEQELETRKRIKTAMRYPVLVISFITVAMFVLNLKVIPQFASMFNRFQVELPLPTRILIGTSNFFVEYWTLLLAVMVGCLFAFQAWVSRADGREQWDKIRLRIPVVGDIVNRAQLARFSRTFSLMLQSGVPLNNSLALSAEAMDNKYLEARLLEMKSAIEAGSSVSGAARNTGIFTPLVQQMISVGEETGRVDELLLEVADFYDREVDYDLKTLTARIEPILLVIVAGMVLILALGIFLPMWGMLDAIQG from the coding sequence ATGGCAACCTTTCGCTATCAAGGGCGAGACCTAGAAGGTCAGAAAGTCAGCGGTCTGGTAGATGCGGCAACTCAAGAGTTAGCTGCGGAATCCCTAATGGCTAAAGGAATCATTCCGATCTCTATCAAGGCAGGGAAAGAGAACTCTGAAAGCTCTTTTGAGTGGAAGTCCCTGCTGACCCCAGCGGTACCGTTAGAGGTATACGTTATCTTCTGTCGTCAGATGTATAGCCTCACCAAAGCGGGCATTCCCTTGCTGCGTGCTATTCGAAGCCTGATTGCGGATGCTTCAAATAAACAGCTCAAGCAAGCCCTGCAAGAGGTAGCCAACGAGCTCACTAATGGTCGAAGTCTATCGGCCTCTATGCAACTTCACTCGAGCGTGTTTAGCCCCTTGTTTGTCTCTATGATTGCAGTGGGTGAGAACACAGGTCGATTAGACCAAGCATTATTGCAACTGAGTCATTACTACGAGCAAGAGCTAGAGACCCGCAAGCGAATCAAAACTGCGATGCGTTATCCGGTATTAGTTATCTCGTTTATTACCGTGGCTATGTTCGTGTTGAACCTAAAGGTAATTCCGCAGTTTGCTAGCATGTTTAATCGCTTTCAGGTTGAACTGCCTTTGCCGACTAGGATCTTGATCGGCACCTCTAACTTCTTTGTTGAATACTGGACATTGCTTTTAGCTGTGATGGTGGGTTGTTTGTTTGCCTTCCAAGCCTGGGTAAGTCGAGCGGATGGCAGAGAGCAGTGGGATAAGATACGTCTGCGTATTCCTGTTGTAGGGGATATTGTAAACCGAGCACAACTGGCACGTTTCTCAAGAACCTTCTCCTTGATGCTGCAATCTGGTGTGCCTCTCAATAACTCCCTTGCGCTCTCAGCAGAGGCAATGGACAACAAATACTTAGAAGCAAGATTGTTAGAGATGAAGTCTGCTATCGAAGCGGGTTCATCTGTGTCTGGCGCGGCCAGAAACACTGGGATATTTACCCCTTTGGTACAACAGATGATCTCTGTCGGCGAAGAAACTGGGCGAGTGGATGAACTGCTACTTGAGGTGGCTGACTTCTATGATCGTGAGGTGGATTATGACCTCAAAACACTTACCGCACGCATTGAGCCTATCTTGCTAGTGATTGTGGCGGGTATGGTTCTTATCCTGGCGCTTGGTATCTTCTTGCCTATGTGGGGCATGTTGGACGCGATCCAAGGCTAA
- a CDS encoding prepilin-type N-terminal cleavage/methylation domain-containing protein, which produces MRRNGFTLIEMIVTIVVVAIIFLGIAGFVEFGAKGYTQTIDRQRVQNQTRFAIEKLGREISHAVPNSFDLTSSNQCLSFYPIEYAGFYARREDTGRIEFVVGNELEYPHTFEDGTRLVINPSRMADLEDDGQSVSIAGVSSSSESGDFFSVTMNPPSDSTANRHFIYRKNMIQYCITSGDELRRNGVVVATGIDSNQSEFRFQDTSLQRGGLIHLDFLFFSGDEQSYYKHDVQVSNVP; this is translated from the coding sequence ATGCGCAGAAATGGTTTCACCCTTATCGAGATGATAGTCACTATTGTAGTGGTCGCTATCATCTTTCTTGGTATCGCAGGTTTTGTTGAGTTTGGAGCCAAAGGCTACACCCAGACCATTGATAGACAAAGAGTTCAGAATCAAACCCGATTCGCAATTGAGAAGCTTGGTCGGGAGATCAGCCATGCTGTGCCGAATAGCTTTGACCTAACTTCAAGCAATCAATGCCTCTCCTTCTATCCTATCGAGTATGCCGGATTCTACGCTAGGCGAGAGGATACGGGCCGTATTGAGTTCGTTGTCGGTAATGAACTTGAATATCCTCATACTTTTGAAGATGGCACTCGACTGGTAATTAACCCAAGTAGAATGGCTGACCTTGAAGATGATGGGCAAAGTGTATCTATTGCAGGAGTTTCATCATCTTCAGAGAGTGGTGATTTCTTTAGTGTCACCATGAACCCACCGAGTGACTCCACCGCCAACAGGCATTTCATCTATCGTAAGAACATGATTCAGTATTGTATTACCTCAGGTGATGAACTGAGACGAAATGGTGTAGTTGTCGCTACAGGCATCGACTCCAACCAGAGCGAGTTTCGTTTTCAAGATACCTCACTACAGCGAGGCGGCTTGATTCATCTAGATTTCCTATTTTTTAGTGGTGATGAGCAGAGTTACTACAAGCATGACGTGCAGGTGAGTAATGTTCCGTAA
- a CDS encoding type II secretion system protein, translating to MNKQDGFTLIELVVVIVILGILSVTAAPRFLNLQSDARVSALQGMKGAMAGAGSIVYGKAAINGVETMPTSGISNGASTINTVFGYPSADEKGIVQAVQGLEDDTEWVFSEANAQLFPSQALAVTFAGRDITDGSECAVIYQNAADEFSTPVITVEKTGC from the coding sequence ATGAACAAACAAGATGGTTTTACGCTCATCGAGCTTGTGGTTGTTATTGTAATCTTGGGTATCTTGTCTGTAACTGCAGCTCCGAGATTTTTGAATCTGCAGTCAGACGCTAGAGTCTCTGCATTACAAGGTATGAAAGGCGCGATGGCTGGTGCTGGCTCCATCGTCTACGGTAAAGCCGCCATAAACGGTGTGGAGACTATGCCTACTAGCGGAATTAGTAACGGTGCGAGTACCATCAATACCGTGTTTGGATATCCGTCTGCAGATGAAAAGGGAATAGTCCAAGCCGTTCAAGGTCTTGAAGATGATACAGAGTGGGTCTTTAGTGAGGCAAACGCTCAACTATTTCCAAGCCAAGCACTGGCGGTGACTTTTGCAGGGCGTGATATCACTGATGGATCAGAGTGTGCAGTGATTTATCAGAATGCTGCAGATGAATTTTCTACGCCTGTTATAACAGTAGAAAAAACAGGCTGTTAA
- a CDS encoding DUF6701 domain-containing protein has protein sequence MSRLLSYLCMLLLLAGFTVLAEVRFPVSDSSLPKTAAQTWGDKSPKVEIKDGTQISTLNGDRKLGYSSIETNEGRCDSNSCIADGSLRLPETPDFSTPSDAIAISINGNITLPRPQDPTGSVYKVNGEAKLDGKNLTLTAPTTLYVGKLTVQSGGINEGGNPDDLVIITTGDATLQNSNVSAHIFSNKYLKIDGGSVNGTVTTDQLLLDASGVINGDEPTPPPSDLTCRITGNNQDFVVEFDVIGSNNVNYKDIVFEGGNESDTLWYNQEFQSGADYIFNEQRLASGQNYKLRIEVERGQGNDISRAHYYWVQGGSKVFQESKDADIKNGTITGTGVGLETLECYNEDVEPPEPDLPEQCDVFPHAVQSFTTGTNITFDGGSAVTGTIDAGGRVGFETVNKAFDTQTACDNQECIADTSLIVGEPDVMDFSPGDTDLSPGSGTHNIDAGRYDTVALSSGTYYFTGTDYQIRSLSISGGATVYFKTGTLLRVNKMTVGGGSTLFSEDESTESLSIWAEDWQGTDAEVTLSTDASKPVYANVFSRGDVNLTGSALLKGSVTAQNLNLQGSGSVERVVDNCETTPQLPEICEYVPEYLQTNYYFNGNSAGGITITGVANSIVFPLDDYRMAFATGQFSGATCEFPSANGLCSTDSIDATKKLDLPMDLPPFQTGTATQECAADATCDISGNVLNNLLLRARSTLNVPAGEYWIENITIRARAQLVTEPGTVIHYKNLFIATNSNNGNAGSINPNGGPDDLLLIGHGASSNISLNSNVIITGQIYIDPTASGGFQIVGSGNTINGGISAYRVEVSGANNTFNTSTSCPIEPPPGGGKTLLITPEAAQALTCDRIPVYFKVVNDSGFPISGYSASFTAVASPDNGSACWSEQQSGGSCTANSFTSSFVDGEKTLYLESTAVGNVNVSANVASDSLSDSAGPYRFVPFGFQFDPDPAKAIAGKPVSVTVKAVADTGGSCEVIENYSGTKDLDLSSTNYIEPQSGTKVVTADSTNITFNQGEGIIDFSYFDAGHVSVTVSDPEWTKEECGAQCDDHQGDWTGLSGDADLEVRPYTLALCDITASASGVTNPQGTSFSGNGFVAAGYAFSSVLKPIIWNEGDSEFGTVDLSANGKDYCNYETTPNFAKQGAYAATLEVSIPDDQPHSPANGDPGVLSGNLSQVHTGGDDELYTFNGLSWSQVGSILLTSQLQDTYYEMTVNPATVPVGRFYPAHLALVEDNYVYPSGQNDQGGYTGFGYMNQGIGHDFIVEAQNGLNEPTSNYGLFAEAMMVEIDYLAIDDEADELTDRMDSVKWGDLSWSKIDWGQADANGVASNARLAQYTTDFMMQKLSTNSVGNYTTTPDGPYNSEKAEFGLVVSKIVDNVNFNTLDLDDRGVKFTQQPDFRYGRMSLQDIGGNSDQDIDIPLRTEFWDSAERSFITNSDDRRSSYLSNQRYCRQTLWSNEGTSNASLVGNGAVDEGLDDNLSATHTANSTTHRSQVRLWLRQGTTSPQVGESGVDCSNGGSYTDQPWLQYNWRNVGDEDPSTVVTFGTFRGNDRIIFRGERGLFAN, from the coding sequence ATGAGTAGGTTGTTATCTTATCTCTGCATGCTTTTATTATTGGCCGGTTTTACGGTACTAGCTGAGGTGCGATTCCCTGTCTCCGACAGTAGTCTTCCTAAAACGGCAGCGCAGACCTGGGGTGACAAATCTCCGAAAGTTGAAATTAAAGACGGTACTCAAATCTCTACTTTAAATGGAGATCGAAAACTTGGTTACTCTTCGATTGAGACCAATGAGGGTAGATGTGACAGCAATTCTTGTATTGCTGATGGTAGCCTCAGATTACCTGAAACCCCAGATTTCAGTACGCCTAGTGATGCGATAGCGATAAGCATAAATGGTAATATCACTTTGCCAAGGCCTCAAGACCCAACTGGTTCTGTCTACAAGGTAAATGGAGAAGCAAAGCTCGATGGTAAAAACTTAACTCTAACTGCTCCAACAACACTCTATGTAGGTAAGTTAACGGTTCAGTCAGGGGGGATTAATGAGGGGGGAAACCCTGATGATCTTGTAATTATCACTACTGGTGATGCGACACTTCAAAACTCCAATGTTAGCGCTCACATATTTTCGAATAAATACCTGAAAATAGACGGTGGTTCTGTAAATGGTACAGTAACTACCGATCAGCTATTACTAGATGCTAGTGGCGTTATTAATGGTGATGAACCTACTCCCCCTCCTAGCGATTTGACCTGCCGGATCACAGGTAATAACCAAGATTTTGTAGTCGAGTTTGATGTCATTGGCTCCAACAACGTTAACTACAAAGACATTGTTTTCGAGGGTGGGAATGAGAGTGATACTTTGTGGTACAACCAAGAGTTTCAATCTGGAGCTGATTATATCTTCAATGAGCAAAGGCTTGCTTCCGGTCAGAATTATAAGCTAAGAATTGAAGTCGAGCGTGGCCAAGGAAATGACATTAGTCGCGCTCACTATTATTGGGTGCAAGGTGGCTCTAAAGTCTTCCAAGAGAGTAAAGATGCTGACATAAAGAACGGTACCATCACCGGAACAGGTGTCGGTTTAGAAACGCTGGAGTGTTACAACGAAGATGTCGAACCTCCAGAACCTGATCTCCCAGAGCAATGTGATGTTTTCCCACATGCTGTTCAATCTTTCACAACAGGAACAAATATCACCTTTGATGGTGGGTCTGCTGTTACCGGTACTATTGATGCTGGAGGACGCGTTGGTTTTGAGACAGTAAATAAAGCTTTTGATACACAGACAGCATGTGACAATCAAGAATGTATAGCTGATACTAGCTTGATAGTTGGTGAGCCGGATGTCATGGACTTTTCTCCAGGTGATACCGATTTGTCTCCCGGTTCAGGGACGCACAATATAGATGCTGGACGTTATGATACGGTAGCCCTGTCTTCAGGTACCTATTATTTTACGGGCACTGACTATCAGATTCGTTCTCTTTCCATCAGTGGTGGAGCAACTGTTTACTTCAAGACAGGCACATTATTAAGAGTCAATAAGATGACTGTGGGTGGTGGCTCTACCCTTTTCTCTGAAGATGAGAGCACCGAGAGTTTAAGCATCTGGGCTGAGGACTGGCAGGGCACTGATGCTGAAGTAACCCTGAGTACAGATGCTAGCAAGCCTGTTTATGCCAATGTTTTTAGCCGCGGTGATGTGAACTTGACAGGGTCTGCTCTGCTTAAAGGCTCTGTTACAGCCCAAAACTTGAACTTGCAAGGGAGCGGTAGTGTTGAGCGCGTTGTTGACAACTGTGAAACTACGCCACAGTTACCCGAAATCTGTGAATATGTGCCTGAGTATTTGCAAACAAACTACTATTTCAATGGTAATTCAGCTGGTGGAATAACGATCACTGGTGTTGCAAATAGTATCGTTTTCCCGTTAGATGACTATCGTATGGCTTTTGCTACGGGCCAATTTTCTGGTGCGACATGCGAATTTCCTTCCGCCAACGGACTATGTTCTACAGACAGCATAGACGCAACTAAAAAGCTTGATCTTCCGATGGATTTACCCCCATTTCAAACAGGCACCGCGACTCAAGAGTGCGCAGCAGATGCAACCTGTGATATCAGCGGTAATGTATTAAACAACCTTTTACTCAGAGCTAGATCGACACTCAATGTTCCTGCAGGGGAGTATTGGATTGAAAATATAACAATTCGTGCTAGAGCTCAGTTAGTCACCGAGCCGGGAACCGTCATACACTATAAGAACTTATTTATTGCTACTAATAGCAACAACGGCAATGCCGGCAGCATAAATCCAAATGGCGGTCCAGATGATCTACTACTGATCGGTCATGGAGCATCTTCCAACATAAGCCTCAACAGCAATGTAATAATCACAGGACAGATCTACATTGATCCTACAGCTTCTGGCGGTTTTCAGATTGTTGGTAGTGGGAACACCATAAATGGCGGTATTTCTGCTTATCGAGTAGAAGTGAGTGGTGCCAACAACACCTTCAACACTTCAACTTCTTGCCCTATTGAGCCCCCACCCGGTGGTGGTAAAACACTGCTCATCACACCAGAGGCAGCACAGGCTTTAACCTGTGACCGCATACCTGTGTATTTCAAGGTGGTAAATGATAGTGGGTTCCCAATTTCGGGATATAGCGCTTCATTTACTGCTGTCGCGAGTCCGGACAATGGCTCTGCTTGTTGGTCGGAACAACAATCTGGTGGCTCTTGCACAGCAAACAGCTTTACCTCTTCATTTGTGGATGGTGAGAAAACTCTTTATCTGGAAAGTACTGCAGTTGGTAATGTAAATGTGTCAGCTAATGTAGCTTCTGATTCATTATCAGACAGCGCTGGTCCATATCGATTTGTGCCATTTGGGTTCCAGTTCGATCCTGACCCTGCTAAGGCTATTGCAGGAAAACCTGTAAGTGTGACAGTCAAAGCTGTTGCCGATACCGGGGGCAGTTGTGAGGTTATAGAAAACTATTCTGGTACCAAAGATCTGGATCTGAGCTCGACCAACTATATAGAGCCTCAATCTGGTACCAAGGTAGTTACGGCGGACTCAACCAATATCACCTTCAATCAAGGTGAGGGGATTATAGACTTCAGTTACTTCGATGCTGGGCATGTTTCAGTCACAGTATCCGATCCTGAGTGGACTAAAGAAGAGTGTGGTGCTCAGTGTGACGATCATCAAGGCGATTGGACGGGATTATCTGGTGACGCCGATCTTGAGGTTAGACCTTATACCTTAGCACTATGTGATATCACGGCAAGTGCCTCTGGAGTCACTAATCCTCAAGGTACCTCTTTTTCTGGAAATGGTTTTGTGGCTGCAGGTTATGCCTTTTCTTCTGTACTTAAACCAATAATATGGAATGAGGGCGATTCAGAGTTCGGTACAGTGGATCTATCTGCCAACGGAAAAGATTATTGTAACTACGAGACAACTCCTAACTTCGCCAAACAGGGGGCTTACGCAGCTACGCTCGAGGTATCGATTCCAGATGATCAACCTCACTCTCCAGCCAATGGCGACCCAGGAGTGCTCTCAGGAAACCTATCCCAGGTTCACACCGGTGGTGACGATGAGCTATACACATTTAACGGTCTGAGTTGGAGTCAGGTAGGCAGCATTTTGTTGACTTCTCAGTTGCAAGACACGTACTACGAAATGACAGTGAACCCTGCAACTGTCCCTGTGGGGCGTTTTTATCCTGCGCATTTAGCTTTAGTTGAAGACAACTACGTTTATCCTAGCGGCCAAAACGACCAAGGGGGATACACAGGCTTTGGTTATATGAACCAGGGTATAGGCCATGATTTTATTGTTGAAGCACAGAATGGTTTAAACGAACCGACGTCTAACTATGGTCTATTCGCTGAAGCCATGATGGTCGAAATTGATTATTTAGCTATAGATGATGAAGCTGATGAACTCACGGATCGAATGGACAGTGTGAAGTGGGGTGATTTGTCGTGGAGCAAGATTGATTGGGGACAAGCTGATGCAAATGGCGTAGCTAGCAATGCCAGATTAGCGCAGTACACCACAGACTTTATGATGCAGAAGCTATCAACGAATAGTGTTGGGAATTACACGACTACGCCAGATGGACCCTACAACAGTGAAAAGGCAGAGTTTGGTCTGGTAGTGAGTAAGATTGTAGATAATGTGAATTTCAACACGCTAGATCTCGATGATCGTGGAGTTAAGTTCACTCAACAGCCAGATTTTCGATACGGGCGTATGAGTTTGCAAGATATCGGTGGCAATAGTGATCAAGATATCGATATTCCTTTGAGAACTGAGTTCTGGGATTCAGCTGAACGCTCTTTTATTACCAATTCTGATGATCGCAGAAGTTCTTATCTATCTAATCAAAGATACTGCCGACAAACCCTTTGGAGTAATGAGGGTACCAGTAATGCGAGCCTTGTTGGTAATGGTGCAGTTGATGAAGGATTAGACGACAACCTGAGTGCAACTCATACAGCTAACTCGACCACACATCGCTCTCAAGTTCGCTTGTGGCTTCGTCAAGGAACTACCTCTCCGCAGGTAGGTGAAAGCGGCGTCGATTGTAGTAACGGTGGTTCATATACCGATCAACCATGGCTTCAATACAACTGGCGAAATGTGGGTGATGAGGACCCCTCAACCGTAGTGACATTCGGTACTTTCAGGGGGAACGACAGGATTATATTCCGAGGCGAAAGGGGGCTTTTTGCCAATTAA
- a CDS encoding type IV pilus modification PilV family protein has product MAAKLTKGFTLIESIIAIVILGLAMITLTSFLYPQIAQSAKPYYEVRASALADSLMTEILSRNFDDKSDHDGGEFRCGEDDYLDAQNDVIECTPASAFGPDNSEPPSLFNDVDDYVGCWYTTDESKANCRVDEAGNLNDIFGNNISDDYLGFRAEVTVEYDYDSRLGVPTVDSGEPREIFKVVTVVITASQYGDFTFVAHRGNY; this is encoded by the coding sequence ATGGCTGCTAAGTTAACTAAAGGCTTTACCTTAATCGAGAGCATCATTGCTATTGTGATTCTCGGTCTCGCAATGATTACGCTGACCTCTTTTTTATACCCTCAAATAGCCCAATCAGCTAAGCCGTATTACGAAGTTCGAGCATCTGCACTAGCCGACAGTTTGATGACTGAAATTCTATCTAGAAACTTTGATGACAAAAGCGACCATGACGGGGGAGAATTCCGTTGCGGTGAAGATGATTATCTAGATGCCCAAAACGATGTCATTGAATGTACGCCTGCTTCTGCTTTTGGTCCGGATAATTCAGAGCCTCCGTCGCTGTTCAACGATGTCGATGACTACGTAGGTTGCTGGTATACCACGGATGAATCAAAAGCGAATTGCCGTGTGGATGAAGCAGGTAATCTAAATGATATCTTCGGCAACAACATCTCTGATGACTATCTAGGTTTTAGAGCAGAAGTAACAGTTGAGTATGACTATGACTCTAGGCTTGGCGTGCCTACAGTTGACAGTGGTGAACCTAGAGAAATCTTCAAAGTAGTAACCGTTGTGATTACAGCGAGCCAGTATGGTGATTTCACCTTTGTTGCCCATAGGGGGAACTACTGA
- a CDS encoding type II secretion system protein, with protein MKKQSGFTLIELVVVIVILGILAVTAAPRFLNLQSDARESSLQGLKGAMAGAGSIVYGKAAIEGLETSSAAVAVEGIETVFGYPTATSAGIGLAVQGLDDGQDWVIVDGGDSNAAEGSISYSFPGAASDATCIVTYEAAADAQSTPVITAATADDC; from the coding sequence ATGAAAAAGCAAAGTGGTTTTACACTGATCGAGCTAGTGGTAGTAATTGTAATCCTAGGTATTCTAGCGGTAACAGCGGCACCACGTTTCTTGAATCTACAATCTGATGCACGTGAGTCTTCACTACAAGGTCTCAAAGGTGCAATGGCAGGCGCTGGTTCTATCGTTTATGGTAAAGCAGCTATCGAGGGATTAGAAACTAGTAGCGCTGCTGTTGCAGTTGAAGGTATAGAAACCGTGTTTGGCTATCCTACTGCAACCTCTGCAGGCATTGGCCTAGCGGTGCAGGGACTAGATGACGGTCAAGACTGGGTTATTGTAGATGGTGGCGATAGCAACGCAGCTGAGGGCTCAATTTCATACTCTTTCCCTGGTGCAGCATCGGATGCAACTTGTATTGTGACCTACGAAGCAGCGGCTGACGCACAATCAACTCCAGTGATCACAGCTGCTACAGCTGATGACTGCTAA